A part of Apium graveolens cultivar Ventura unplaced genomic scaffold, ASM990537v1 ctg3812, whole genome shotgun sequence genomic DNA contains:
- the LOC141701430 gene encoding uncharacterized protein LOC141701430 isoform X2, translated as MSTNSHLSLHYIFLSITAQTPHALVFCVSDNHLFTCNIYIYICMYMMTSVCSYVCVIVPQWRRRFSMPESKKFHFWVFLLQSKKYISPFTVSSSFSDDHVPSPIQTQKSYDQSEELFGLSSPLHSSLSLSEAPVSGPIKPRSWFGPNGQYIRELPCPSCRGRGYTLCTECGIERSRKDCTQCDGKGMNTCDQCKGDCVIWEESIDERPWEKARSISPFKVKEDDVVDNLELKLENKRISKRVYHSSPPEVNLKISRSLKSLNARTGLFSKRMKIIHGDPMLHAQRVAAIKKAKGTADARKHASDTMKDFFRDPENRRKRSISMKGIKFYCKNCGCEGHRKHFCPELKDSLLDRRFKCRLCGEKGHNRRTCPVSKSNEPENKMTRNHRCKICGLSGHNRRTCQQNGLEKVITSPSKNTNIIAKRACTCRLCQKEGHNMRTCPSNNQMKV; from the exons ATGTCCACAAACTCTCATCTCTCTTTACATTACATCTTTCTATCTATCACTGCTCAAACTCCTCATGCTTTAGTGTTCTGTGTTTCAGACAATCACTTGTTTacatgtaatatatatatatatatatgtatgtatatgatgaCTTCAGTTTGCTCATATGTGTGTGTAATAGTCCCTCAATGGAGGAGGAGGTTTAGTATGCCAGAATCTAAGAAATTTCATTTCTGGGTATTTTTGTTACAGTCCAAGAAATATATTAGCCCTTTTACTGTTTCTTCATCTTTCAGTGATGATCATGTTCCATCTCCCATACAAACACAG AAGAGTTATGATCAATCTGAGGAGCTCTTTGGACTTTCCTCTCCATTACACTCGAG TCTCAGTCTCAGTGAAGCTCCTGTGTCTGGTCCAATAAAGCCAAGGTCCTGGTTTGGTCCGAATGGACAGTATATAAGGGAACTGCCTTGCCCAAGTTGCAGGGGAAGAGGTTATACTCTATGTACAGAATGTGGAATAGAAAGATCTAGAAAGGATTGTACACAATGTGATGGAAAG GGAATGAATACTTGCGATCAGTGCAAGGGAGATTGTGTAATATGGGAAGAGTCAATTGATGAACGGCCTTGGGAAAAGGCCCGCTCGAT ATCTCCATTTAAAGTAAAGGAAGATGATGTGGTGGACAATCTAgagttaaaacttgaaaataaGAGGATATCAAAGCGTGTTTACCATTCTTCACCTCCGGAAGTTAATTTAAAGATCAGCAGATCATTAAAA AGCCTAAATGCCAGAACTGGACTATTTAGCAAAAGAATGAAGATTATTCATGGCGATCCTATGCTTCATGCGCAAAGAGTTGCTGCAATTAAG AAAGCTAAAGGGACTGCTGATGCAAGGAAGCATGCATCTGATACTATGAAAGATTTTTTCCGTGATCCTGAAAATCGACGAAAGAGAAGCATCTCCATGAAAG GAATAAAATTTTATTGCAAGAACTGTGGATGTGAAGGGCATAGAAAGCACTTTTGCCCAGAGCTCAAGGATAGTTTATTGGACAGACGATTCAAATGCCGCTTATGTGGGGAAAAGGGCCACAACCGAAGAACATGTCCAGTGTCCAAATCAAATGAACCAGAAAACAAGATGACAAGGAACCACCGTTGCAAAATATGCGGACTAAGTGGGCACAATCGTAGGACTTGCCAGCAGAATGGACTAGAGAAAGTTATTACTTCTCCCAGTAAAAATACCAATATCATTGCAAAACGAGCTTGTACTTGTCGGCTATGCCAGAAGGAAGGCCACAATATGAGGACATGCCCGAGTAATAAT CAGATGAAGGTGTAA
- the LOC141701430 gene encoding uncharacterized protein LOC141701430 isoform X3 has product MSTNSHLSLHYIFLSITAQTPHALVFCVSDNHLFTCNIYIYICMYMMTSVCSYVCVIVPQWRRRFSMPESKKFHFWVFLLQSKKYISPFTVSSSFSDDHVPSPIQTQKSYDQSEELFGLSSPLHSSLSLSEAPVSGPIKPRSWFGPNGQYIRELPCPSCRGRGYTLCTECGIERSRKDCTQCDGKGMNTCDQCKGDCVIWEESIDERPWEKARSISPFKVKEDDVVDNLELKLENKRISKRVYHSSPPEVNLKISRSLKSLNARTGLFSKRMKIIHGDPMLHAQRVAAIKKAKGTADARKHASDTMKDFFRDPENRRKRSISMKGIKFYCKNCGCEGHRKHFCPELKDSLLDRRFKCRLCGEKGHNRRTCPVSKSNEPENKMTRNHRCKICGLSGHNRRTCQQNGLEKVITSPSKNTNIIAKRACTCRLCQKEGHNMRTCPSNNMKV; this is encoded by the exons ATGTCCACAAACTCTCATCTCTCTTTACATTACATCTTTCTATCTATCACTGCTCAAACTCCTCATGCTTTAGTGTTCTGTGTTTCAGACAATCACTTGTTTacatgtaatatatatatatatatatgtatgtatatgatgaCTTCAGTTTGCTCATATGTGTGTGTAATAGTCCCTCAATGGAGGAGGAGGTTTAGTATGCCAGAATCTAAGAAATTTCATTTCTGGGTATTTTTGTTACAGTCCAAGAAATATATTAGCCCTTTTACTGTTTCTTCATCTTTCAGTGATGATCATGTTCCATCTCCCATACAAACACAG AAGAGTTATGATCAATCTGAGGAGCTCTTTGGACTTTCCTCTCCATTACACTCGAG TCTCAGTCTCAGTGAAGCTCCTGTGTCTGGTCCAATAAAGCCAAGGTCCTGGTTTGGTCCGAATGGACAGTATATAAGGGAACTGCCTTGCCCAAGTTGCAGGGGAAGAGGTTATACTCTATGTACAGAATGTGGAATAGAAAGATCTAGAAAGGATTGTACACAATGTGATGGAAAG GGAATGAATACTTGCGATCAGTGCAAGGGAGATTGTGTAATATGGGAAGAGTCAATTGATGAACGGCCTTGGGAAAAGGCCCGCTCGAT ATCTCCATTTAAAGTAAAGGAAGATGATGTGGTGGACAATCTAgagttaaaacttgaaaataaGAGGATATCAAAGCGTGTTTACCATTCTTCACCTCCGGAAGTTAATTTAAAGATCAGCAGATCATTAAAA AGCCTAAATGCCAGAACTGGACTATTTAGCAAAAGAATGAAGATTATTCATGGCGATCCTATGCTTCATGCGCAAAGAGTTGCTGCAATTAAG AAAGCTAAAGGGACTGCTGATGCAAGGAAGCATGCATCTGATACTATGAAAGATTTTTTCCGTGATCCTGAAAATCGACGAAAGAGAAGCATCTCCATGAAAG GAATAAAATTTTATTGCAAGAACTGTGGATGTGAAGGGCATAGAAAGCACTTTTGCCCAGAGCTCAAGGATAGTTTATTGGACAGACGATTCAAATGCCGCTTATGTGGGGAAAAGGGCCACAACCGAAGAACATGTCCAGTGTCCAAATCAAATGAACCAGAAAACAAGATGACAAGGAACCACCGTTGCAAAATATGCGGACTAAGTGGGCACAATCGTAGGACTTGCCAGCAGAATGGACTAGAGAAAGTTATTACTTCTCCCAGTAAAAATACCAATATCATTGCAAAACGAGCTTGTACTTGTCGGCTATGCCAGAAGGAAGGCCACAATATGAGGACATGCCCGAGTAATAAT ATGAAGGTGTAA
- the LOC141701430 gene encoding uncharacterized protein LOC141701430 isoform X1, with amino-acid sequence MSTNSHLSLHYIFLSITAQTPHALVFCVSDNHLFTCNIYIYICMYMMTSVCSYVCVIVPQWRRRFSMPESKKFHFWVFLLQSKKYISPFTVSSSFSDDHVPSPIQTQKSYDQSEELFGLSSPLHSSLSLSEAPVSGPIKPRSWFGPNGQYIRELPCPSCRGRGYTLCTECGIERSRKDCTQCDGKGMNTCDQCKGDCVIWEESIDERPWEKARSISPFKVKEDDVVDNLELKLENKRISKRVYHSSPPEVNLKISRSLKSLNARTGLFSKRMKIIHGDPMLHAQRVAAIKKAKGTADARKHASDTMKDFFRDPENRRKRSISMKGIKFYCKNCGCEGHRKHFCPELKDSLLDRRFKCRLCGEKGHNRRTCPVSKSNEPENKMTRNHRCKICGLSGHNRRTCQQNGLEKVITSPSKNTNIIAKRACTCRLCQKEGHNMRTCPSNNVLPLNQ; translated from the exons ATGTCCACAAACTCTCATCTCTCTTTACATTACATCTTTCTATCTATCACTGCTCAAACTCCTCATGCTTTAGTGTTCTGTGTTTCAGACAATCACTTGTTTacatgtaatatatatatatatatatgtatgtatatgatgaCTTCAGTTTGCTCATATGTGTGTGTAATAGTCCCTCAATGGAGGAGGAGGTTTAGTATGCCAGAATCTAAGAAATTTCATTTCTGGGTATTTTTGTTACAGTCCAAGAAATATATTAGCCCTTTTACTGTTTCTTCATCTTTCAGTGATGATCATGTTCCATCTCCCATACAAACACAG AAGAGTTATGATCAATCTGAGGAGCTCTTTGGACTTTCCTCTCCATTACACTCGAG TCTCAGTCTCAGTGAAGCTCCTGTGTCTGGTCCAATAAAGCCAAGGTCCTGGTTTGGTCCGAATGGACAGTATATAAGGGAACTGCCTTGCCCAAGTTGCAGGGGAAGAGGTTATACTCTATGTACAGAATGTGGAATAGAAAGATCTAGAAAGGATTGTACACAATGTGATGGAAAG GGAATGAATACTTGCGATCAGTGCAAGGGAGATTGTGTAATATGGGAAGAGTCAATTGATGAACGGCCTTGGGAAAAGGCCCGCTCGAT ATCTCCATTTAAAGTAAAGGAAGATGATGTGGTGGACAATCTAgagttaaaacttgaaaataaGAGGATATCAAAGCGTGTTTACCATTCTTCACCTCCGGAAGTTAATTTAAAGATCAGCAGATCATTAAAA AGCCTAAATGCCAGAACTGGACTATTTAGCAAAAGAATGAAGATTATTCATGGCGATCCTATGCTTCATGCGCAAAGAGTTGCTGCAATTAAG AAAGCTAAAGGGACTGCTGATGCAAGGAAGCATGCATCTGATACTATGAAAGATTTTTTCCGTGATCCTGAAAATCGACGAAAGAGAAGCATCTCCATGAAAG GAATAAAATTTTATTGCAAGAACTGTGGATGTGAAGGGCATAGAAAGCACTTTTGCCCAGAGCTCAAGGATAGTTTATTGGACAGACGATTCAAATGCCGCTTATGTGGGGAAAAGGGCCACAACCGAAGAACATGTCCAGTGTCCAAATCAAATGAACCAGAAAACAAGATGACAAGGAACCACCGTTGCAAAATATGCGGACTAAGTGGGCACAATCGTAGGACTTGCCAGCAGAATGGACTAGAGAAAGTTATTACTTCTCCCAGTAAAAATACCAATATCATTGCAAAACGAGCTTGTACTTGTCGGCTATGCCAGAAGGAAGGCCACAATATGAGGACATGCCCGAGTAATAATGTACTACCTCTTAACCAGTAA